Part of the Candidatus Micrarchaeia archaeon genome is shown below.
CTCCCTTCCGTCGTGGCTCTGCAGCTTCTCGGTTGTTACGCGCACTTCCTTTATCTTTATGCCCGGCATGAAGCGGTGCTTCACTATCTCTTCCACGTCCACGGCCCTTGAGATAAGATGGCCCCTGGCCTTGACTATCACTTCG
Proteins encoded:
- the albA gene encoding DNA-binding protein Alba, translating into MVYIGKKGLMGYVLAVVTNFNKGSTEVIVKARGHLISRAVDVEEIVKHRFMPGIKIKEVRVTTEKLQSHDGRESNVSSLELVLIK